CCAAGGTGATCGCCCGCGAGACGATTTCCGCCATGCGCAAGGACGTCACCGCCAAGTGCTACGGGGGCGACGCCACCCGCAAGCGCAAGCTTCTGGAAAAGCAGAAGGAAGGCAAGAAGCGGATGCGCCAGTTCGGCAAGGTGGAGATCCCGCAGGAAGCCTTCATTGCCGCGCTGAAGATGGACGATTGAGGCGGGATCGCCGACTTTCGTCGCCGCTCATGGATGCGGCGACGAGCGGCTTTGGCGCCGTCGTCACCGAGGCGCCATCCGCTTTTTGGTGAATGCTCGAGAAGCCCGTTACGCCGGGCGCTCGGTGGGCAGGCCGCGGCCGAGCCAGCCGGGGCCGGAGAACGAGCCCATCATGCCCTCGTTGACGTCGTAGACATTGGTGAAACCGAGGCGGCGCATCTCGCCGGCAAGCCAGGACGAACGGTTGCCGGTGGCGCAAAGGACGGCAACCGCCTTCGACTTGTCCTCGCCGATGAGGTCTAGGACCTTCTGCAGGAAGGACGGGTCCTGGAGCGAAATCGCTTCGGCGGCGTCGCCGACGCCGGTGCGCTGCCATTCCATGGGCGTGCGGATGTCGACGAGGAGGAGCCGTCCGGCGAGCGCTTCTTCGCGCGCGGTCGGGGCGTCGACGATACCGTTCTCGCCGAGTTCGCCGGCGGTGGAGGACAGGGCTCTGGGGGTTATCTGATCCATCGGGTCGGGTCCGGTTCGCTGCGGTTTGACAAGTTGTCGCAGGGCAAAAGTTAGGGCGCATGCGGGTTTTTGACAACGCACATGTATATAAGCATTTTATAATATAATGCAACCTTTCCGAATCGCCCTGTCCCGCCATCGCGCTAAACGGTACTTCCGGTTGACATTTCGCAGTCCCTGCAAGCGTTCGGCGGGCCTTTTGCGGTGCATTCCCCGGCCGTGATGCGGTTGTGCCTTCTCCTCGCCACGCGGGATGACTAGCGTTGAGTCGGCCTTGCGCCCCCTGCCAGCCGAGCCGACCGAGGCTGCCGGCAGGGTTAACGACCGGTAAACCGGAACCGAAGAGGATGGGCGGATGACGTTTTTCCGAGGAGCCGACCGAGGAGCCGAGATGACCAGCCGGACCGTCCTGTCCTATTGCCGAGCCTTGCCGGCCCTATTGGCATTTGTCGGGCTGGGCACTGCCGCGCTTGCCGCCGGCCCCGACCGGACCCTGCCGCAGCCGAAGCCGGCGCTCGACCGCGAGGCCTTGAGCGCGACCATCGCCGATGACGATGCGCCCGTACCCCGCCCTGCGCCCGCCAACCGGCCGCAGCGCACGGCCTCGCTGGTGCCGCAGGCCGTCGATCCGAACGCACCGGCAAAGCAGGTATTCGGCCGCCAGCAGACGCCGGCGCCGCTGAAGGCGCGGGCCATCGGCTTTTATTCCAAGGGCTGCCTTGCCGGCGCCCAGCCGCTTCCCGTCACCGGCCGGACCTGGCAGGTCATGCGCCTGTCGCGCAACCGCAATTGGGGCCACCCGGAACTCATCGACTATCTGGAGGACCTGGCCGGCGATGCGCCGAAGCTCGGCTGGAACGGGCTCCTCGTCGGCGACCTCGCCCAGCCGCGCGGCGGGCCGATGCTGACCGGCCATGCCAGCCACCAGATCGGGCTCGACGCCGACATCTGGCTGACGCCGATGCCGGGCCGTACCCTGTCGCGCCAGGAGCGCGAGAAGATGGCGGCGACCTCCATGCTCGGCCCGAGGATGGCGCGCATCGAGATCCCGGAAGGCGGCCGGGTCGACCGCTCGATCTGGACGGACGCCCATGCGCGGCTCATCAAGCGCGCGGCCAGCGACCGGCGCGTGGCGCGCATCTTCGTCCATCCGGGGATCAAGAAGAAGCTCTGCGACTGGGCGACGGGAAACCGTTCCTGGCTGCGCAAGGTGCGCCCCTGGTACGGCCACCATTACCATTTCCACGTCCGGCTTTCCTGCCCGCGCGGCAGCTCCGGCTGCAAGGACCAGAGCGCACCGCCGGCCGGCGACGGCTGCGGCCAGCCCTTGAACTGGTGGCTGTCGGATGCGCCCTACGCCAAGCGGCGGGCGCGGATCGCGGCGGCCAAGAAGGGCGCCAAGACCTGGAAGCCGATGTCCGTCAACCAGCTTCCGGCCGCCTGTTCCCAGGTGCTCGTTGCGCGCTGAGGCCTATCGAGCCTATTCCGCCGGAACGCCAGCGCCGACCGGGCAGGAAACGCCCGTGCCGCCGAGGCCGCAATAGCCGCTCGGGTTCTTGGCGAGGTATTGCTGGTGGTAGTCCTCGGCGAAAAAGAAGGGCTGGGGCCCTCGGATTTCCGTCGTGATCTCGCCCTTGCCCACGGACTTCAAGGCTTCGTTATAGGCATCGCGCGAGGCCTCGGCCGCGGCCTTCTGGGCGTCGTCGCTGGCATAGATCGCCGAGCGGTACTGGGTGCCGGTGTCGTTGCCCTGGCGCATGCCCTGGGTCGGGTCGTGCCCCTCCCAGAAGGCCTTCAGCACCTGGTCGAGCGAGATCCCCTTCGGATCGAAGACGACGCGCACGACCTCGGCATGGCCGGTCATGCCGGAGCAGACCTCCTGGTAGGTCGGGTTCGGCGTGTAGCCGCCGGCATAGCCGACTGCCGTCACATAGACCCCGTCCATCTGCCAGAACAGCCGTTCCGCGCCCCAGAAGCAGCCCATGCCGACGACGATCTCGGCAAAGTCCTCCGGCACCGGCGCATCGACCGGCACGCTGTTGACCGCATGCGGGCCGGGCGTCGCGATCGGCTGGTCGCGGCCGCGCAGCGCCTCGCTCTCGGGCGGCACGCGCATCTTGTGCTTCAGGACGTCGAACAGGAACATGGCTTTTCCTTTCCGGCCGGAGCGGCCAAAGAGCTGCCGGGTCAGGCCGGCAGCTTGTCGGCGGTGCGGGTCTTTGCCGTCGTCAGCCAGACGATGAGGAAGCCGAGGCCGCCGATCACCGCCCAGTTGGGCAGCATCAGGACCCATTGCAGCACCGGGTCCCAGAGATAGGGGCTGATATGGCGCTGGATGCCGGCCTGCAGGGCGTTGAGGCTGCCCGGGCTCAGCGTGAACCAGGTCTCGCCGAGCGGCGTGATGACCAGCGCGTTGGCGGCGATCGACTTGGTGCCGTCGATGACGATGCCGACGATCGCGGCCGCGATCATCCAGTAGCCGAGCACCCTTGCCAGAAACATGAACACGGGCTTGTCCCCTCCCGGCGCATCGCGCCGACATGATTTTCGCAGCGCCATCGGTACCGCGCCGCAGAATGGTGTCTTTTGATTTAGTCCAGACATCCGACGGCCTCAATGGGCCTGCCGCAGGAAAGCGATTTGCGACGCATCAACTCATTTTCATCGGATCGTTACATTGGCTGTCGGAAGCGCTTGAAAGCGCGGCCATCATCGCTATAGTCCCGCCCTGTTCCGGCGCCCCCAGCGGCGCCGCGCGGAGGGGTGGCCGAGTGGTCGAAGGCGCACGCCTGGAACGCGTGTATACGGGTAACCGTATCGTGGGTTCGAATCCCACTCCCTCCGCCATTTTCTGACTTCGCGCTGCCGCCCTTCGGGCTTCGCTCCAGTCGGGGCCTCGCAAAGGCTCGGGCGGCTGTTCGCCTTGCGAACCCCTTGGGTTCGAACGCTCTCTCCGTTTCCCCGCCATCTTTCTCGCTCACGACGGTCTCACTGCGCTCGACGTCTCCGCGGGGGCGGCCTGACCGGCCGGCGCCCGGTCGGGCTTGCGAACCCGGTGGGTTCGGATTGGGCCCAGCGCCGCGACTATCTTACCGTCGGGTGGGTTTTTCGGGTGCCGCGTGCAGAACCATTTCGGCATTGGCTTCAGGGCCTGAAGCGGCCTAACGGCCCGTTGGCCATTCGGCGTGCAGATCGTCGATCACGACGGGGTGGCGGTGGCGGCCGGGGGCGGCGGGGTCGCCTTCCAGGAGGTGGGGGTGGTCGGGCGCAAGGTCGGAATGGCCGTGCTCCGGGGCGTCTTCGTCCGGGCCCGGCCAGACCCGGATGGCAAGGAGCCCGCCGATGGCGGCGACGGCGGCAAGGGCCCCGGCCGCGACGCTGAGGCCGGCCCCCGCCCCCAGCCAGCCGGCCAGCGGATAGGTCAGCAACCAACAGGCGTGGGAGAGCGCGAACTGGGCGGCAAAGACCGCCGGACGGTCGGCCTGGTGCGCGGAGCGGCGCAGCAGCCGCCCGGACGGCACCTGGGCGAGGGAAAAGCCGGCGCCGAAGGCGAACCACAGCACCAGCAGCATCGCGTAGCCGGTAAGGAAGACGGCAAGGGTCGCGGATAGGAACAGCAGCAGCGCGCCCGCCAGCATGACGCTGCGGTCGGACAGGCGGGCGAGCAGGCGCGGCAACAGGACCGCGACCAGCATCGACCCCGTCCCGAAGCTCGCCAGGGCGAGCGCCGTTTCCCGGTCGCCGAGCCCGAAGGCGCCCTGCACATAGACGACAGTGTTGACGATGACGATCGCGCCCGCGGCCGCGGTCGCCAGGTTGATGGCCAGGAGACCGCGCAGGCGCGGCGTCGCCAGATAGATGCGCAGGCCACGAAGCGT
This DNA window, taken from Rhodobium gokarnense, encodes the following:
- a CDS encoding rhodanese-like domain-containing protein; its protein translation is MDQITPRALSSTAGELGENGIVDAPTAREEALAGRLLLVDIRTPMEWQRTGVGDAAEAISLQDPSFLQKVLDLIGEDKSKAVAVLCATGNRSSWLAGEMRRLGFTNVYDVNEGMMGSFSGPGWLGRGLPTERPA
- the mepA gene encoding penicillin-insensitive murein endopeptidase: MTSRTVLSYCRALPALLAFVGLGTAALAAGPDRTLPQPKPALDREALSATIADDDAPVPRPAPANRPQRTASLVPQAVDPNAPAKQVFGRQQTPAPLKARAIGFYSKGCLAGAQPLPVTGRTWQVMRLSRNRNWGHPELIDYLEDLAGDAPKLGWNGLLVGDLAQPRGGPMLTGHASHQIGLDADIWLTPMPGRTLSRQEREKMAATSMLGPRMARIEIPEGGRVDRSIWTDAHARLIKRAASDRRVARIFVHPGIKKKLCDWATGNRSWLRKVRPWYGHHYHFHVRLSCPRGSSGCKDQSAPPAGDGCGQPLNWWLSDAPYAKRRARIAAAKKGAKTWKPMSVNQLPAACSQVLVAR
- the msrA gene encoding peptide-methionine (S)-S-oxide reductase MsrA; the protein is MFLFDVLKHKMRVPPESEALRGRDQPIATPGPHAVNSVPVDAPVPEDFAEIVVGMGCFWGAERLFWQMDGVYVTAVGYAGGYTPNPTYQEVCSGMTGHAEVVRVVFDPKGISLDQVLKAFWEGHDPTQGMRQGNDTGTQYRSAIYASDDAQKAAAEASRDAYNEALKSVGKGEITTEIRGPQPFFFAEDYHQQYLAKNPSGYCGLGGTGVSCPVGAGVPAE
- a CDS encoding MFS transporter, with protein sequence MFSVLANPIFRHLFLAQIVALLGTGLATVALALLAYDLAGDRAGTVLGTALAIRMLANVGIAPVAAAVAGLLPRRGLLVGLDLVRAAIAAFLPFVTEVWQVYLLIFALQSASASFTPAFQATIPDIVDDEASYTNALSLSRLAYDLENLISPVLAAALLTVMGFHFLFVGTAIGFLTSAALVVSVVLPAATAPATRSFYDRTLRGLRIYLATPRLRGLLAINLATAAAGAIVIVNTVVYVQGAFGLGDRETALALASFGTGSMLVAVLLPRLLARLSDRSVMLAGALLLFLSATLAVFLTGYAMLLVLWFAFGAGFSLAQVPSGRLLRRSAHQADRPAVFAAQFALSHACWLLTYPLAGWLGAGAGLSVAAGALAAVAAIGGLLAIRVWPGPDEDAPEHGHSDLAPDHPHLLEGDPAAPGRHRHPVVIDDLHAEWPTGR